From a single Adhaeribacter swui genomic region:
- a CDS encoding response regulator transcription factor: MNILIVEDEPNVAAFLKKGLQEQAYEVEVAYDGTTGKMLASRNSYSLILLDVIMPGINGLELCKAIRSFDKKTPILMLTALGTTDDVVTGLDNGADDYIAKPFKFKELLARVRALTRRSSMKEAAISMSLADLELNLDTKTVSRNGKEINLTAREFALLEYFLKNKGKVLSRMDLLENVWDFNMDLGPKVVDVYVNYLRNKIDKDFHPKLIQTVIGMGYSLREPA, encoded by the coding sequence ATGAATATTTTAATTGTAGAAGATGAGCCCAACGTTGCCGCTTTTTTAAAAAAAGGGTTGCAGGAACAAGCTTACGAAGTGGAGGTGGCCTACGATGGCACCACCGGTAAAATGCTGGCCTCGCGCAATTCGTATAGCCTTATCTTGCTCGACGTAATTATGCCGGGCATTAACGGCCTAGAGTTATGCAAAGCCATTCGCAGTTTCGACAAAAAAACGCCTATTTTAATGTTAACTGCCCTGGGCACTACCGACGATGTGGTAACCGGACTGGATAACGGCGCGGATGATTACATTGCCAAACCGTTTAAATTTAAAGAACTCCTGGCCCGGGTGCGCGCTTTAACCCGGCGTAGCTCCATGAAAGAAGCCGCAATTTCCATGTCCTTAGCCGATCTGGAACTAAACCTGGATACCAAAACCGTCAGCCGCAATGGCAAAGAAATAAACCTGACGGCCCGGGAATTTGCTTTGCTCGAGTATTTTTTAAAAAATAAAGGCAAAGTACTCTCCCGGATGGACTTGCTGGAAAACGTCTGGGATTTTAACATGGATTTGGGACCCAAGGTGGTGGATGTATACGTGAATTACCTCCGCAACAAAATAGATAAAGACTTTCATCCCAAGTTAATCCAGACCGTTATTGGCATGGGTTATTCTTTACGCGAACCGGCTTAA